A genomic window from Elaeis guineensis isolate ETL-2024a chromosome 3, EG11, whole genome shotgun sequence includes:
- the LOC105033079 gene encoding small ribosomal subunit protein uS19, with protein MALIKKLRKAKKDAPPGEKPEPVRTHLRNMIIVPEMIGSIVGVYNGKTFNQVEIKPEMIGHYLAEFSISYKPVKHGRPGIGATHSSRFIPLK; from the coding sequence AAAAAGGATGCTCCTCCTGGTGAGAAGCCAGAGCCAGTCAGAACTCATCTTCGCAACATGATCATAGTGCCTGAGATGATAGGGAGCATTGTTGGGGTCTACAATGGCAAGACCTTCAACCAGGTTGAGATTAAACCTGAGATGATTGGCCACTACCTTGCTGAGTTCTCCATTTCCTACAAGCCTGTCAAGCATGGGAGACCCGGGATTGGTGCCACCCACTCTTCAAGATTCATTCCTCTCAAGTGA